In Tursiops truncatus isolate mTurTru1 chromosome 19, mTurTru1.mat.Y, whole genome shotgun sequence, a genomic segment contains:
- the KCTD15 gene encoding BTB/POZ domain-containing protein KCTD15 isoform X2: MRLSEGAVEVRGKAYSLGLPMEGGSMSRLSLTRSPVSPLAAQGIPLPAQLTKSNAPVHIDVGGHMYTSSLATLTKYPDSRISRLFNGTEPIVLDSLKQHYFIDRDGEIFRYVLSFLRTSKLLLPDDFKDFSLLYEEARYYQLQPMVRELERWQQEQAQRRRSRACDCLVVRVTPDLGERIALSGEKALIEEVFPETGDVMCNSVNAGWNQDPTHVIRFPLNGYCRLNSVQVLERLFQRGFSMAASCGGGVDSSQFSEYVLCREERRPQPTPTAVRIKQEPLD, translated from the exons ATGCGTTTGTCGGAGGGAGCAGTGGAGGTTCGCGGCAAGGCGTACAGCCTGGGGCTTCCAATG gagGGAGGAAGCATGTCTCGGTTGTCTCTCACCCGGTCGCCTGTGTCTCCCCTGGCCGCCCAGGGGATCCCACTGCCAGCCCAGCTCACTAAGTCCAACGCGCCTGTGCACATCGACGTGGGCGGCCACATGTACACCAGCAGCCTGGCCACGCTCACCAAGTACCCTGACTCCAG AATAAGCCGCCTCTTCAATGGCACCGAGCCCATCGTCCTGGACAGTTTGAAGCAACATTATTTCATCGACCGGGATGGGGAGATTTTCCGCTATGTCCTGAGCTTCCTGCGGACGTCGAAACTGCTGCTCCCAGATGACTTCAAG GACTTCAGCCTGCTGTACGAGGAGGCGCGCTACTACCAGCTGCAACCCATGGTGCGCGAGCTGGAGCGCTGGCAGCAGGAGCAGGCGCAGCGGCGCCGCAGCCGGGCCTGCGACTGCCTGGTGGTGCGGGTCACGCCGGACCTGGGTGAGCGGATCGCGCTCAGCGGCGAGAAGGCTCTCATCGAGGAGGTCTTCCCCGAGACCGGGGACGTCATGTGCAACTCGGTCAACGCCGGCTGGAACCAGGACCCCACGCACGTCATCCGCTTCCCGCTCAACGGCTACTGCCGGCTCAACTCGGTGCAG GTCCTGGAGAGGCTGTTCCAGAGGGGTTTCAGCATGGCTGCGTCCTGCGGGGGTGGCGTGGACTCGTCCCAGTTCAGTGAATATGTGCTTTGCCGGGAGGAGCGGCGACCGCAGCCCACGCCCACTGCTGTCCGAATAAAGCAGGAGCCCCTGGACTAG
- the KCTD15 gene encoding BTB/POZ domain-containing protein KCTD15 isoform X1, producing the protein MPHRKERPSGSSLHAHGSTGPAEGGSMSRLSLTRSPVSPLAAQGIPLPAQLTKSNAPVHIDVGGHMYTSSLATLTKYPDSRISRLFNGTEPIVLDSLKQHYFIDRDGEIFRYVLSFLRTSKLLLPDDFKDFSLLYEEARYYQLQPMVRELERWQQEQAQRRRSRACDCLVVRVTPDLGERIALSGEKALIEEVFPETGDVMCNSVNAGWNQDPTHVIRFPLNGYCRLNSVQVLERLFQRGFSMAASCGGGVDSSQFSEYVLCREERRPQPTPTAVRIKQEPLD; encoded by the exons ATGCCTCACCGCAAGGAGCGGCCGAGCGGGTCCTCGCTTCACGCCCACGGCAGCACTGGCCCCGCG gagGGAGGAAGCATGTCTCGGTTGTCTCTCACCCGGTCGCCTGTGTCTCCCCTGGCCGCCCAGGGGATCCCACTGCCAGCCCAGCTCACTAAGTCCAACGCGCCTGTGCACATCGACGTGGGCGGCCACATGTACACCAGCAGCCTGGCCACGCTCACCAAGTACCCTGACTCCAG AATAAGCCGCCTCTTCAATGGCACCGAGCCCATCGTCCTGGACAGTTTGAAGCAACATTATTTCATCGACCGGGATGGGGAGATTTTCCGCTATGTCCTGAGCTTCCTGCGGACGTCGAAACTGCTGCTCCCAGATGACTTCAAG GACTTCAGCCTGCTGTACGAGGAGGCGCGCTACTACCAGCTGCAACCCATGGTGCGCGAGCTGGAGCGCTGGCAGCAGGAGCAGGCGCAGCGGCGCCGCAGCCGGGCCTGCGACTGCCTGGTGGTGCGGGTCACGCCGGACCTGGGTGAGCGGATCGCGCTCAGCGGCGAGAAGGCTCTCATCGAGGAGGTCTTCCCCGAGACCGGGGACGTCATGTGCAACTCGGTCAACGCCGGCTGGAACCAGGACCCCACGCACGTCATCCGCTTCCCGCTCAACGGCTACTGCCGGCTCAACTCGGTGCAG GTCCTGGAGAGGCTGTTCCAGAGGGGTTTCAGCATGGCTGCGTCCTGCGGGGGTGGCGTGGACTCGTCCCAGTTCAGTGAATATGTGCTTTGCCGGGAGGAGCGGCGACCGCAGCCCACGCCCACTGCTGTCCGAATAAAGCAGGAGCCCCTGGACTAG